The Nicotiana tabacum cultivar K326 chromosome 5, ASM71507v2, whole genome shotgun sequence sequence GCTGAGAGATCCAAGCACTGCTGTTGCGGCAACTCAGCCTCTCCACTCACCGATGGAAATAGCTCCTTTAACACAAAACCGCTACGATTCCCACTTTCTTCATATTCATCGTCACCAGCAGTACTGCTGGAGGTTTCCATGTTAACAATGGAGGAATTGGAGGTTCTTGATTCTACTGGAACATCTTCAGAACTGAGATTAAGATCAAACATATCTCAAATTCCCACTAAATTACGTCCAAATGAGCACCACAAAAAATACCAGAGAAACAAAAATGGCAGCTGGATTTGGGGGTGGGAGGGAAAGGGTAGGAAGATAAAGGAATGTAGTCAAACACACACTACAAAAAAGGCATTCCttgtgtatgtatgtgtgtgtatatatatatatggagagAGTGAAAAgaggggggtgggggggggggggcgtagGAAATGAGAATTACATTGGTTTTGGGGCGAAGAAGGAAAGAGGGAGGGGGTAGCCGGCTATGGAGATTGTACAGTGGCAGTTAGGAAAACGTATTCTACGTTTGACATAATTATACTATACGGAAGAAGCAACAAGGACTTTTGTCCGTCTATAAGGAACAGGCCAAAAAAGTTTTCTAAAAGAGTGAACCTATTATTATTTGGGGAATCAAATAAAAAACATTTGACCATATTTTTTTTGCCGATAGTTTCTTAAAAATTTATTATTGTAGTCTATAGTAGTAGtttctaaatatataatttttattttaaaatttaacgaATTTATATccaaattcataagaaaaataaattattttgacTCTCGTAGTACTGAAAAGTTTCAATTAAATAACAGTGTGGCTTAGGGGCTTACTTGCTGTTATTCTCTTCTAGTAATACTTTTTACTCCCAACACGACTTTTAACCGTAGAGCGTGATCGACACTCGCAGATTATATTTTCACGCAAAATGAAACCCGATGCTCATTTTTAGGACCCGTTAGGCTATAGATTTTACCAAAATATATTTAGATTTTTCTTGGCAAATATATATTTGTTCATAAATTTTAGAAAATTTTAGCTCCTATAACAAAGCTTTataccttatttattataaattaatatctttttaaaatattattttcttagtAACCTTTTTGgttttatagcaaaatatatatttatggTCACTTCCTACCGTTTAGCTATTAAATACTCTAgataatatttttctctttccTACTTTCTATTCTTTCTCTCACAAAACCACCGTATAGTATACAACTTCAGAAACTACGAtctctctccaccatctctctcTCAACGTCAGTCTCTTCTCCATGAATACAACCACGATTCTTCGCTGATTCATCTCCATTATCTCgcgaaattttcaaatttttttgttCCAAAAAGTTGTGGTAAGTATTAAAGTTGTTAGATTTTCGCTAGTACATGGCTTCTTCTGTTTCTCTTTACTAATTTTTAGAAATAACCACCATTGTTATGCTTTTACcagaaaactcaaaatttcatctcTAATGGCTGATTCAACAACTCACAAGAGGGTTACCCGACATCGAAACAAGCCCAATTTGAGAAATCTTCGAAAGAATCAACACTTCCTGATgcagaaaagagaagaaaacttaTGGATGATGATTCAAGGATTAAGGGAAAAGATACTTTATTTTCATTGTATTGAATGTATCTTGCCGTCTTCaatatatttcattgtattcattgtctttagTTTTTTCTACTCTTTTAAT is a genomic window containing:
- the LOC107790680 gene encoding ethylene-responsive transcription factor RAP2-7-like; translation: MFDLNLSSEDVPVESRTSNSSIVNMETSSSTAGDDEYEESGNRSGFVLKELFPSVSGEAELPQQQCLDLSANYGASNEQSIVVSAQGRSQVKKSRRGPRSRSSQYRGVTFYRRTGRWESHIWDGGKQVYLGKQLFRHLKFC